A single window of Leptolyngbya ohadii IS1 DNA harbors:
- a CDS encoding tetratricopeptide repeat protein, whose translation MSQTKEKSKRRFTTQIMTAAFMLSSSFSLGKRSPGERVKTKNKKLKQLLCIIGMYGMILPIIYGTAKIMGESPEPSPAVQQSQQNTIQEALQAQIRGYELVLQREPDNLTALEGLANTKMQVKDYAGAIVILENLVKQYPERSDLATRLAEAKQRVGQK comes from the coding sequence ATGAGCCAAACCAAGGAAAAATCAAAGCGTCGATTCACAACTCAAATCATGACCGCTGCGTTTATGCTGTCCTCCAGTTTCAGCTTGGGTAAGCGTAGCCCCGGAGAGCGGGTCAAGACCAAAAATAAGAAGCTGAAGCAGTTGCTCTGCATTATTGGAATGTATGGGATGATTCTGCCGATCATCTACGGGACTGCCAAAATTATGGGTGAGTCTCCAGAACCATCTCCCGCCGTACAGCAATCTCAGCAGAATACGATTCAGGAGGCTCTGCAAGCGCAGATTCGCGGCTATGAGCTGGTACTTCAGCGAGAACCCGATAATCTGACGGCGCTGGAAGGTTTAGCGAATACGAAAATGCAGGTCAAAGACTACGCGGGCGCGATCGTCATTCTGGAAAACCTGGTGAAGCAGTATCCAGAGCGATCGGATTTGGCAACGCGGTTGGCAGAGGCAAAGCAAAGAGTTGGTCAAAAGTAA
- a CDS encoding NAD-dependent succinate-semialdehyde dehydrogenase produces MGIASINPATGETLKTFESLSGAAISSAIDRAQATFEQYRQTEMAQRSEWLHRAAQILLDKKEHYGKIMTLEMGKPIAAAVAEVEKCALVCRYYADKAAEFLSDRLIPTDAGKSFVRYQPLGIVLAVMPWNFPFWQVFRFAAPALMAGNVGILKHASNVPQSALAIEEILLEAGFPEGAFQTLLIGANQVSQVIEDDRVKAATLTGSEGAGISLASAAGKQLKKTVLELGGSDPFVVMESADLETAVATAVAARMINNGQSCIAAKRFIVQESIVDQFLEKLTARYVALKVGDPMQPETEIGPLATPSIVHELVHQVQTAIEQGGTLVYGGDPDLLELDDSLKRGNFFPPTILSDLPLNAPIVQEEFFGPVAMVFRVPDLDAAIRLANHSPFGLGASAWSQNPAEIDRLINEIEAGSVFINSMVKSDPRLPFGGIKRSGYGRELSEEGIREFVNIKTVWVK; encoded by the coding sequence ATGGGGATTGCAAGTATTAATCCGGCAACGGGGGAAACGCTCAAAACCTTCGAGTCGCTATCCGGGGCGGCAATTTCAAGCGCGATCGATCGGGCACAAGCAACCTTTGAGCAGTATCGCCAGACGGAAATGGCACAGCGGTCGGAGTGGCTGCATCGTGCCGCCCAGATTTTGCTGGACAAAAAGGAGCATTACGGCAAGATCATGACCCTGGAAATGGGCAAACCGATCGCCGCTGCCGTGGCGGAAGTGGAAAAATGCGCTCTGGTCTGCCGTTACTATGCAGACAAAGCTGCCGAGTTCTTGAGCGATCGGCTGATTCCTACGGATGCAGGCAAAAGTTTTGTTCGGTATCAGCCCTTAGGAATTGTGCTGGCGGTGATGCCGTGGAACTTTCCCTTCTGGCAGGTGTTTCGCTTCGCGGCTCCGGCTCTCATGGCGGGAAATGTGGGCATTCTCAAGCACGCCTCCAACGTGCCCCAGTCCGCACTGGCGATCGAAGAAATATTACTCGAAGCAGGCTTTCCCGAAGGGGCATTTCAAACGCTGCTGATTGGCGCGAATCAGGTGAGTCAGGTGATTGAAGACGATCGCGTCAAAGCCGCAACGCTGACGGGAAGTGAGGGAGCCGGAATTAGCCTTGCCAGTGCAGCCGGGAAACAGCTCAAAAAAACCGTGCTGGAGCTGGGCGGCAGCGATCCCTTTGTGGTGATGGAAAGCGCGGATCTGGAAACGGCAGTGGCTACGGCAGTCGCAGCCCGGATGATCAACAACGGACAGTCCTGCATTGCGGCAAAGCGGTTTATTGTGCAGGAGTCGATCGTCGATCAATTCCTCGAAAAACTCACAGCCCGCTACGTAGCGCTGAAAGTGGGCGACCCCATGCAGCCCGAAACGGAGATTGGTCCGCTGGCAACTCCCAGCATCGTGCATGAATTAGTGCATCAGGTGCAAACTGCGATCGAGCAGGGGGGCACACTGGTTTACGGAGGCGATCCGGATTTGCTAGAGCTGGACGACTCTCTCAAGCGAGGAAATTTCTTCCCGCCCACCATTCTGAGCGATCTGCCCCTCAACGCACCGATCGTCCAGGAAGAGTTCTTTGGTCCGGTGGCAATGGTCTTTCGTGTTCCCGATCTGGATGCCGCCATTCGTCTCGCAAACCATAGCCCCTTTGGACTGGGGGCAAGTGCCTGGTCGCAAAATCCCGCAGAAATCGATCGCCTGATTAACGAAATCGAAGCTGGATCGGTGTTTATCAACAGCATGGTCAAATCCGATCCTCGGCTACCGTTTGGTGGGATTAAGCGATCGGGCTACGGGCGGGAGCTGAGCGAAGAAGGCATCCGCGAGTTTGTGAATATCAAAACGGTCTGGGTCAAGTAA
- a CDS encoding acetolactate synthase large subunit: MTEMTTAQLLVQCLENEGVEYVFGLPGEENLHVLQALKQSSIQFITTRHEQGAAFMADVYGRLTGKAGVCLSTLGPGATNLMTGVADANLDRAPLVAITGQVGTDRMHIESHQYLDLVAMFAPVTKWNTQIVRPGITPEVVRRAFKIAQTEKPGAVHIDLPENIAAMKVDGTPLRPDAREKVYASFSSIERAAAAISQAENPLILVGNGAIRAHASEAVTKFAAQLNIPVANTFMGKGVIPYKHPLALWSVGLQQRDYINCGFDHTDLVICIGYDLVEYSPKKWNPTGETPIIHIDLKPAEVDSSYTPLAEVVGDICDSLDEIAQRVNRSQKPAPYALELKADIQADYEEYAKDDGFPIKPQKLIYDLRQVMAPEDIVISDVGAHKMWMARHYHCDRPNTCLISNGFAAMGIAIPGAIAAKLVAPQQKIVAVTGDGGFMMNCQELETALRVGTPFVTIIFNDGGYGLIEWKQFNQFGEPAFVHFGNPDFVKLAESMGLKGYRVESSVDFIPMLKDALEQDVPAVIDVPIDYRENLRFSKRSGDLTCAI, from the coding sequence ATGACTGAAATGACTACCGCCCAACTGCTCGTTCAATGTCTGGAAAATGAGGGCGTTGAATATGTGTTTGGGCTTCCGGGTGAGGAGAATTTGCACGTTTTACAGGCACTCAAGCAGTCTTCGATCCAGTTCATTACCACCCGTCATGAGCAGGGCGCTGCCTTTATGGCAGATGTGTATGGACGGCTCACGGGCAAGGCGGGCGTGTGTCTCTCAACGCTGGGACCGGGGGCAACCAATCTGATGACCGGAGTCGCAGATGCTAACCTCGATCGCGCTCCCTTGGTGGCAATTACGGGACAGGTGGGAACCGATCGAATGCACATTGAATCCCATCAGTACCTCGATCTGGTGGCGATGTTTGCGCCTGTGACCAAGTGGAATACGCAGATTGTTCGTCCAGGCATTACGCCGGAAGTGGTGCGTCGCGCCTTCAAGATCGCCCAGACCGAAAAACCGGGAGCCGTCCACATCGACCTGCCGGAAAACATCGCTGCCATGAAAGTAGACGGTACGCCCCTCCGTCCCGATGCACGGGAAAAAGTCTACGCTTCCTTTAGCAGTATTGAACGCGCTGCCGCCGCCATCAGTCAGGCAGAGAATCCTCTGATCCTGGTGGGAAATGGTGCAATCCGTGCCCATGCCAGCGAAGCTGTAACAAAGTTTGCCGCCCAGCTTAATATTCCGGTTGCCAACACCTTCATGGGCAAGGGCGTGATTCCCTACAAGCATCCCCTGGCACTCTGGTCGGTTGGGCTTCAGCAGCGGGACTATATCAACTGCGGCTTTGACCACACCGATCTCGTGATCTGCATCGGCTACGATCTGGTCGAATATTCGCCGAAGAAGTGGAATCCCACAGGCGAAACTCCGATCATCCACATCGATCTGAAGCCTGCGGAAGTAGACAGCAGCTATACTCCCCTAGCGGAAGTGGTGGGCGACATCTGCGACTCCCTGGATGAAATTGCCCAGCGGGTCAATCGCTCTCAAAAACCAGCCCCCTATGCCCTGGAACTGAAGGCAGACATCCAGGCGGACTACGAGGAATACGCCAAAGACGACGGCTTCCCGATTAAGCCCCAAAAGCTAATCTACGATCTGCGTCAGGTGATGGCTCCCGAAGATATTGTGATCTCCGATGTAGGGGCACATAAGATGTGGATGGCGCGGCACTACCACTGCGATCGTCCCAATACCTGTCTCATTTCCAACGGCTTCGCGGCAATGGGCATTGCGATTCCAGGGGCGATCGCCGCAAAACTCGTCGCACCGCAGCAAAAAATCGTCGCTGTCACGGGAGATGGTGGTTTTATGATGAACTGCCAGGAACTCGAAACCGCTCTGCGGGTCGGCACACCCTTTGTCACGATTATCTTTAACGACGGGGGCTATGGCTTGATCGAATGGAAGCAGTTTAACCAGTTTGGCGAACCTGCCTTCGTTCACTTCGGCAACCCAGATTTTGTGAAGCTGGCGGAAAGTATGGGGCTGAAGGGCTATCGCGTCGAGTCCAGCGTAGACTTTATCCCAATGCTGAAGGATGCCCTGGAACAGGATGTCCCTGCCGTGATCGACGTGCCGATCGACTATCGGGAAAATCTCCGGTTCAGCAAGCGATCGGGCGATCTGACCTGCGCGATCTAA
- a CDS encoding NUDIX hydrolase — MTILIHVSVAIQSENRVLLVQETKPQHHGCWNLPGGHVEFGETLYQAALREVAEETRLTIALSHLVGVYTGIRKPDSHAIRFVFAATPQNTSAIAGADILAVRWFDLDECLELEPSQLVSPAILRRIINDLKQNRAYPLEVLIEPD; from the coding sequence ATGACCATTCTTATTCACGTCAGCGTTGCGATTCAATCAGAAAACCGGGTGCTGCTAGTTCAGGAGACAAAACCCCAACATCACGGCTGCTGGAATTTGCCTGGGGGTCATGTTGAGTTTGGTGAAACCCTTTATCAGGCTGCTTTGCGTGAAGTTGCCGAGGAGACCCGCCTGACGATCGCCCTATCCCACCTGGTCGGAGTTTATACAGGAATTCGCAAGCCCGATAGCCACGCAATTCGATTTGTCTTTGCGGCAACCCCTCAAAATACCTCGGCGATCGCAGGGGCAGATATTCTGGCAGTGCGATGGTTTGACCTGGATGAATGTCTGGAGCTTGAGCCTTCCCAGCTTGTCAGTCCAGCGATACTGCGCCGCATCATAAATGACCTCAAGCAGAATCGTGCCTACCCGCTAGAAGTTTTAATTGAGCCAGATTGA
- a CDS encoding transketolase translates to MAAVTQVPAFCDGIQYFADALPGLDTYGKTPAIAEGSQSIASPTDAAAVYQTLLYADALRYLTLQVTGSKASGHPGGFASQAEAYAALVMLGHKNIATEVGHHAPGFYSAMFLDRSLEAMGINTVQQLRDRFREKHGLLGHLSGYIPGILAPAGPLGQGQHFAMAGALLHRNTLFPFTMGDGGMGEPYPMSSMAHFHTAYPSVTNFLPVLVWNGYSQEHHSMVSLQTNEGMIAYWKGNGFEEVILVDAKDFDDQNQSGAFVDSTAFSWDKRLAFTQAVLEGANKAAESALGGKLTVFIIKQLKGAGVHARGAKSHNLYAHHTLDNPDIVAGLQSRALPAEAWELVRTNCERSAGGPASKVAVTESVLPLADLGELPLEEYEVGGEKKVATTSMGRLVAKVGEIDRQYLVTNADGNEASGIANINQALKIIHPTTDPLYNQQPDGQVYEPLSEDACAGLAAGLALFGARTLWCSYESFAINGLPIWQTVTQAMAELRRPTPSTITLFTAGALEQGRNGWTHQRPEIEAYFAAMMRNGNVFPLFPTDANSIQVCYDWGLSTSNKGIVITASKSPLPIYTTLEQTRQGLQEGAIVLKESTGSKTIVFAVIGDMILLPVFEAANQLEQQGYGVRIVSVVSPRRLYRPTDVAWDTCSESDGQFLDDAGFDRFFGGDVLLGITGGASGMLEPIMLRSSSKRDTIAWKRGETTASANELMAFNGITPEGLVKRAVELG, encoded by the coding sequence ATGGCTGCTGTAACCCAAGTGCCTGCTTTTTGTGACGGAATTCAATATTTTGCTGATGCCCTACCCGGCCTCGACACCTATGGCAAAACCCCCGCGATCGCCGAAGGCAGTCAGTCGATCGCCAGTCCTACTGATGCGGCGGCGGTGTATCAAACCCTGCTCTATGCTGATGCGCTGCGCTATCTAACTCTGCAAGTTACAGGCAGTAAAGCATCCGGGCATCCGGGCGGATTTGCCAGCCAGGCAGAGGCGTATGCCGCACTGGTGATGCTGGGACACAAAAACATTGCCACGGAAGTCGGACACCACGCGCCGGGGTTCTATAGCGCCATGTTCCTCGATCGATCTCTGGAGGCAATGGGCATTAATACCGTGCAGCAGTTGCGCGATCGCTTCCGGGAAAAGCACGGACTTCTGGGACACCTTTCCGGCTATATTCCGGGAATTCTGGCTCCGGCAGGTCCGCTGGGTCAGGGACAGCACTTTGCAATGGCGGGGGCACTCCTGCACCGGAATACCCTGTTCCCCTTCACGATGGGGGATGGCGGCATGGGCGAACCCTATCCCATGAGCAGCATGGCACATTTCCACACGGCGTATCCGAGTGTGACGAACTTCCTGCCTGTCCTGGTGTGGAACGGCTATTCGCAGGAACACCACAGCATGGTGTCGCTCCAGACCAACGAAGGCATGATCGCCTACTGGAAGGGCAACGGCTTCGAGGAAGTGATTCTGGTGGACGCGAAGGATTTCGATGACCAGAACCAGTCCGGCGCATTTGTAGACAGCACGGCTTTCTCCTGGGACAAGCGGCTTGCCTTCACGCAAGCGGTCCTGGAGGGCGCAAATAAAGCAGCGGAATCGGCTCTGGGCGGCAAACTCACCGTCTTTATCATCAAGCAGCTCAAAGGTGCAGGGGTTCATGCGCGAGGGGCAAAGTCCCACAACCTCTACGCCCACCACACGCTGGATAACCCGGATATCGTTGCTGGACTCCAATCCCGCGCCCTCCCCGCAGAAGCCTGGGAACTGGTGCGAACCAACTGCGAGCGATCGGCGGGTGGACCTGCCAGCAAAGTTGCCGTGACGGAATCCGTGCTGCCCCTGGCGGATCTGGGGGAACTGCCCCTGGAAGAATACGAAGTGGGCGGCGAGAAGAAAGTGGCAACCACGTCAATGGGTCGCTTAGTGGCAAAGGTAGGGGAGATCGATCGCCAGTACCTCGTCACGAATGCAGACGGCAACGAAGCCTCCGGCATTGCCAACATTAACCAGGCGCTAAAGATCATTCACCCGACCACCGATCCGCTCTACAACCAGCAGCCCGACGGTCAGGTGTACGAACCCCTCAGCGAGGATGCCTGTGCGGGATTGGCGGCAGGACTGGCACTTTTTGGGGCACGGACGCTCTGGTGTTCCTACGAATCCTTTGCAATCAACGGCTTACCGATCTGGCAGACCGTGACGCAGGCAATGGCAGAACTGCGCCGCCCCACCCCCTCCACCATTACCCTGTTTACCGCAGGCGCACTGGAGCAGGGACGCAATGGCTGGACGCACCAGCGACCGGAAATCGAGGCATACTTCGCGGCAATGATGCGAAACGGCAACGTCTTCCCGCTGTTCCCAACCGACGCCAACAGTATCCAGGTCTGCTACGACTGGGGCTTATCCACCTCCAACAAAGGCATCGTCATCACCGCCAGCAAATCCCCCCTACCGATCTACACCACCCTGGAGCAAACCCGCCAGGGACTTCAGGAAGGCGCGATCGTCCTCAAGGAAAGCACCGGATCAAAAACGATCGTCTTTGCCGTCATCGGCGACATGATTCTGTTGCCTGTGTTTGAAGCCGCCAATCAGCTAGAGCAGCAGGGCTACGGCGTTCGCATTGTGTCCGTGGTCAGTCCGCGTCGGCTGTATCGCCCCACGGATGTCGCCTGGGATACCTGCTCCGAGTCCGATGGACAATTCCTCGACGATGCCGGATTCGATCGCTTCTTCGGCGGCGACGTTCTATTGGGTATCACCGGAGGAGCCAGCGGAATGCTCGAACCCATCATGCTCCGCAGTTCTTCTAAGCGAGACACGATCGCCTGGAAGCGCGGCGAAACCACTGCCTCTGCGAATGAGCTAATGGCATTCAACGGCATTACGCCGGAGGGGTTGGTGAAGCGGGCGGTTGAATTGGGATAA
- a CDS encoding LmeA family phospholipid-binding protein, with the protein MPIDHPSETDHPSRRSRLISSVLSPAVRLWLRSQVESVADLQFQLEGGDRQILSGYVPKVSIAARQAVYQGLHLSQVDLTGENIRINLGQVLRGKSLQLLEVVPVFGNLILHQRDLTASLQAPLLATALSDLLTILFQPETRHLLPPELASALGTDTVHLTQPQIELGHQQLTLGGILTNTNNGTNRLPLLLRTGISLSNRSKLCLQHPELLPTPTATESTPLPHLHEFAIDLGQEVELQELLLEPERLVCRGRISVVP; encoded by the coding sequence ATGCCGATCGATCATCCTTCCGAAACCGACCATCCTTCCCGTCGAAGTCGGCTCATCAGCAGCGTTCTGTCTCCCGCCGTGCGGCTATGGCTGCGATCGCAGGTGGAATCGGTCGCGGATCTGCAATTTCAGCTTGAAGGGGGCGATCGGCAAATCCTGTCCGGCTATGTGCCCAAAGTCTCGATCGCGGCACGGCAGGCGGTTTACCAGGGACTCCACCTCAGCCAAGTCGATCTGACCGGGGAGAATATTCGGATTAATCTGGGTCAAGTCCTGCGGGGCAAATCGCTTCAGCTTCTCGAAGTCGTCCCCGTCTTTGGCAACCTCATTTTGCATCAGCGCGATCTCACCGCCTCGCTTCAGGCTCCCCTGCTGGCAACCGCTCTATCTGATTTACTCACAATCCTATTTCAGCCCGAAACCCGCCATCTGCTCCCCCCCGAACTCGCCTCGGCACTAGGAACAGACACCGTTCACCTCACTCAGCCCCAAATCGAACTGGGACATCAGCAGCTTACTCTGGGCGGCATTCTGACAAATACAAATAATGGAACAAATCGCCTCCCCCTTCTGCTGCGAACTGGGATTAGCCTGAGCAATCGATCGAAACTCTGCCTGCAACATCCTGAACTCTTACCCACCCCAACTGCAACTGAGAGCACACCTTTGCCCCATTTGCACGAATTCGCGATCGATCTCGGTCAGGAAGTCGAGCTTCAAGAACTCCTCCTGGAGCCGGAACGGTTGGTGTGTCGGGGAAGGATTAGTGTGGTGCCGTAG